In the genome of Chlamydiota bacterium, one region contains:
- the ankX_9 gene encoding Phosphocholine transferase AnkX encodes ALMVACQDGHEEVVKLLLAHKKVDPNIQDNNGLSPLMIVCADGNEEVVKLLLDHKKVDPNIKRNDGCTSLMAACENGNVEIVKLLLEHEAMDPNTKNKSRVTGLMIACLNGQEEVVKLLLAHEKIDPDFQSNKGTTAFMMACDCGHEEIVKLLLNHKKVDPNVQSNVGFTALMFACQEGHTEIVELLLAYEAIDPNLQDKEGWTLLMQACRNKCAEVVRLLLAHEKIDPNIESIGLTPLIIACGKDHAEITNLLLAHKDMDPNTKNKCGVSALMLACQSGHVEIMQLLLAHENMDPNICNDNGYSALMFACREGRTEVIKSLLKYGVLLDIVNNDGNTALAIAKKENHKNIIDLIEKYKACSVCKKSTKNRCGVCMS; translated from the coding sequence GCGCTTATGGTAGCTTGTCAGGATGGCCATGAAGAGGTTGTGAAGTTATTACTGGCTCATAAGAAAGTGGATCCTAATATTCAAGATAATAATGGACTTAGTCCACTTATGATAGTTTGTGCGGATGGCAATGAAGAGGTGGTGAAGTTATTACTGGATCATAAGAAAGTGGATCCTAATATTAAACGAAATGATGGATGTACTTCCCTTATGGCAGCTTGTGAGAACGGTAATGTAGAGATTGTGAAGTTATTACTGGAACACGAGGCTATGGACCCTAATACTAAGAATAAAAGTAGAGTTACGGGGCTTATGATTGCTTGTCTGAATGGCCAGGAAGAGGTTGTGAAGTTATTGCTGGCTCATGAAAAAATTGATCCGGATTTTCAGAGTAATAAGGGGACTACGGCGTTTATGATGGCTTGTGATTGTGGTCATGAAGAGATTGTGAAGTTGTTACTAAATCATAAGAAAGTGGATCCTAATGTTCAGAGTAATGTTGGATTTACAGCGCTTATGTTTGCTTGTCAAGAAGGGCATACAGAGATTGTGGAATTATTACTCGCTTATGAAGCAATTGATCCTAATCTGCAGGATAAAGAAGGATGGACTTTGCTTATGCAAGCTTGTCGGAATAAGTGTGCTGAGGTTGTGAGGTTATTACTGGCTCATGAAAAGATTGATCCTAATATTGAATCTATTGGCCTTACTCCGCTTATTATTGCTTGTGGTAAAGATCATGCAGAAATTACAAATTTATTGCTGGCTCACAAAGACATGGACCCTAATACTAAGAATAAATGTGGAGTTTCGGCGCTTATGTTAGCTTGTCAGTCTGGTCATGTAGAGATTATGCAGTTATTACTGGCTCATGAGAATATGGATCCTAATATTTGCAATGATAATGGATATAGTGCGCTTATGTTTGCTTGTAGGGAAGGACGTACAGAGGTAATAAAATCGCTGTTAAAGTATGGGGTTCTTTTGGATATAGTAAATAATGATGGAAACACTGCATTAGCTATTGCAAAGAAAGAAAATCATAAGAACATTATTGATCTGATTGAGAAGTATAAAGCTTGTTCTGTATGTAAGAAGTCAACGAAGAACAGATGTGGTGTATGTATGTCAG